The Arachis ipaensis cultivar K30076 chromosome B05, Araip1.1, whole genome shotgun sequence nucleotide sequence TATTTAGGATTTTTTCTCAGAAAAAAAAGATCGTTTCCATAATATATAAACCCTGTGtccccactttttggaggtactgaaatactgaaattttggagacagagacagaaattttagtaccagtctctgaaccaacaaacatgatactgagtctcagtctctcagtctctgtctcagtacctcaaaacaaacgctaccctATTATCTATATCTGATTAATTATCAGTTTAATAATTCTAATAACTAAATGGGGGGATAATGTTTTTCGCGAGAACGAAAATAGCGGACAAAATTTTTCCAAGATAGCCGCGGACCTGAGCGAAGCCGGTCTAATTCCTGAAATTTATGAATTTACTTAATTACccttaaaatttgtttttactcTAGGTTTTCTAGTCATTTCGGATGGCATATCCTCATTTGTGTCTTCCTTTGTTTATCACGCTGCGCCATCACCACTTACCTCTCTGCAGCCATCTCCCTGCTCATCGTGCCGTCACCGCTCAACGCGTCATTCTCTCAGTTCGAGGCGTCCATTCTCTTCTCCGCCGCGTCCATTCTTCTCTCCGCCGCTGCTCCGTGCTCTCCTCTCCGCTCGCGTACGCTGCGCCGTCCCCCACCTCGTCCAACTGCTCCGTGCTCTGCGTCGCCGCTCATCGTCCGCTCGAAATAAGACCGCAGTCTGCCGTCGACAGCATCGCCGCGCAGCCGTTGGTTgccccttctcctcctcctcctccacttCAGGTTGGATACTCTCGCCCTCTCTGTAATTTATTGCGCTGAAGGTTAATTCTGCATTTTTTGTGCTTGTTTGTTCTGAATCTTGGTGATTATCAGCATACCTGTGCTGTGAACCTTGCTTGATTTTCCGCAGCCGCTGCTTGTGCTTGTTTTGTGCACTTTTTTGTGTGCCTGTTTTCCCCTGAATATAAGCATTAAGGAACTAAAagcttttaattaaaaaaatgatttaATAAGCAAAAACTTTCAAAAGAAATTTTAATAGTCTAAATTTTAATCTGTGCTCctagtaaaaattatttttaaattatttgggtGGCTAAGGTTTTTTAGTCGGTAATGGCTTGGCTTGTGTGCACGTGTTCAAGTTTTAAGCTTTGGAGTCTTGAGTGTACAAacaatgaattaatttttatttggatTTGAATTTAGTTTGGTGCATTTTAAGGGTTAGAAAGGCTAGAATTTTGGTTAGGTATGTTCAGAACTTCAGATGGACAATCAATAGGGTTGTTTCTCCTTAATTTGTATTCACATGATAAATGTTTGGTCTTTAGCTATATCTGAAAAATGATCTGTTTTAGTATCTGTTGTTTGTGGTGCCATAAAATGATTGTTCCAGTGGAGAAATGAAAAACCTTTTGTAGTTGGTGCATATAATGTATATAGAGTGTGTGCTTATTGAATTCCAAAAGTAATGtgctaaggaaaaaaaaaattttaattgtaaTAGTATTATAAATTCTTCATCTATTCTGCAGGTTAATCTAATTATTCAACTTCACTATCTCtcgttttatctttttctttgtgttttttatGGAGCTTATTATTCATTTTTATGATGCTAATGTGTGAACACATATTAAGCTTGACAAATTACAAGTCTTTATGGTTGAGCAAAGAGTTTTAGTCAAGCTAATGAAGGGGCATGGAATCCATTAAGAGAAATTAAGTCTTTGTActttaaatagtattttttttatgatgTATCTCGTCATATTTACGTATTTTGTTATTTTAACAGAGAACTTGGAGTTGTATGTTGGAAGTTGTACTTTGGCAATGGGAGAATATTTGAAGTTAGAcatttttagaaatttaatttgTGTTAAAACTATTGAGAAATATATGGTGTGTTACTTTATCTTTTTGGACAtgatatttgaattttaattaatttcttagACAAGATGTTTTGTATGTTCTAatgttttatgattttttatcaatttaaatttttttttaattagaatttCTATAGAAATTATCAACTCCGTAGATGCCAAATGGGGTCCCGTGAGGAATGCTGGAAATGGGGATGGGGTAAATATACCCCCACGTTGGGAATCAGGGCCGGGACGGGGAGCAGGAAGGTATCCCTTGACCCCATCCCTCCCCGTTGACATCCCTAGTAACAAGCCGAAGCCCAAATTGGGTCCAATATTTttactcttctttcttcttctttttcacgtTGTTATaatccttttcttatttttttgttctcTCTGCTTCGCTTCATGCATTGGAAGCCATGGCGATATTCTTCTCTGTAGCTCCTTTTAGTTTTTCTGGGTCCAAGCATTCCTTCTTTAACAATGCACCTAATCAAGCACTTAAGAGTTTGCGCCATTTCACAAGTAAGAACCTAGAACTTCATGTTGTTTTAGTTTATCGCACTATGCTCTTCGATTTTTGATACTCATTTAACTGAAGCGACGTTTTACTTTAATGGAGTGTAGATAATTGTGTTGGGGCCAGAAAAGTTTCTTGCCTTATTGCTTTTGCGGTAAACGGCAGCTCCACTGTTCAAATGATACAGAAAAGAAACACACCAAGGAAAGAGGGTAAGAACCCGTTTTTGAGTGAGGGAAGAGATGAGGATGAGAGTCGTGGACCAATTTGCCCTGGTTGTGGGGTCTTCATGCAAGATGAAGACTCTAACCTTCCTGGGTACTATCAACAGAGGAAGGTGAAAATGGAAGATGAATTATtagatgaggatgatgatgtttTTTATAATGTTagtgtagaagaagaagatgatgatggtgatggtgatgatgatgatgatgatgatgggttCCTGGATGGCATTAAAAATGAACTTGGAGGAGATATTGAGGTATTACCAGATCATTTCAATTGGGATTCTAATGAGTGGAAAGCTAAGTTGTTGGGTGTAGAGGATGATGAGACTGATTTAAATGGCTTTGTGCCTGCAGGGGTTGGGTATGGTAACATCACTGAGGAGGTCctggagagaaagagaaagaagaaagtatCAAAAGCTGAGAAAaagaagctggctagggaggctCAGAAGGTAAAGGAAGATGGTACTGTGTGCGCCAGGTGTCATTCTTTGAGGAATTATGGGCAGGTGAAAAATCATACTGCTGAGAATTTGATACCCGATTTTGATTTCGATAGGTTGATTTCCACTCGGTTGATGAACCATTCTGGCAATGGCAGTGCTACTGTTGTTGTTATGGTTGTGGATTGTGTTGATTTTGATAGTTCTTTTCCTTGGACGGTAGCAAAATCGTTGTTTAAGGCATTGGAAAAAATCCAGGATCACTCGAAGAAGGGTAAGAAATTGCTAAAACTTGTTCTTGTGGCTACAAAGATTGATCTCCTTCCATCAGAGGTTTCCCCTACAAGGTTGGATAGATGGGTTAGACACCGAGCAAGTGCTGCGGGAGCACCTAAACCAAGTGCGGTTTATCTTGTAAGTTCTCAAAAGGATTTAGGCATAAGGAATTTGCTATCCTTCATAAAGGAATTGGCAGGTCCTCGGGGGAGTGTGTGGGTGATTGGGTCTCAGAATGCAGGGAAGTCTACCCTAATCAATGCATTTTCAAAGAAACAAGGAGCTAAAACTATAAAACTCACAGAAGCTTCTATTCCTGGGACAACACTTGGGATCTTGAGAATTGGAGGAATTTTGTCAGCTAAGACTAAGATGTTTGACACTCCAGGAATCCTGCATCCTTATTTAATGTCGATGAGATTGAACAGGGAAGAGCAAAAGATGGTTGAGATACGAAAGGAACTTCGGCCTCGATCATATAGAATCAAGGCAAGTTATTTAATGGCTTACTGCTATTGATGCTCTCTAAGTTGTCATTAAGCCTTTTTTATTATGTAGATTATATGTATCCTTTATGCACATTGTTATCCATTAAGGGGTATCATGGACaatagttttattttctttattttcccaaATAAATGGAAACTCCCGTTAATAAATTGAGATAGCAATTTCTTTGGTGTTGGtatgtaaatttcaaaaataaagatGTGGTTTGGAACTTTACATACTGGTTTTAACTTATAGGTAGGGCAGGCAGTGCATATTGGAGGCTTGACAAGAATTGACTTTATTAAAGCCTCTATTGAAACAATATATGTAACAGTTTGGGCATCACCAAATGTTTCTCTTCACATGGGAAAAGTAGAAAATGCTGAAGAGGTTTGGAGTAATCATGTTGGTGTTAGGTTGCAGGTAagcatttttttttttcacaaatctAAACATGACTACATAAATCATTTTAGTATTAAGGTTTAAATTTGCATTTTACCTGTGCTTCAAATATGTTTTTCATTTGATTAATTGCTCTTTTATGTTACTTTTCAGTTGATTTTGTTAGATTATAAAAAGGAAAGGTAGAGACATTTTGACTTTATTTGTCAAAGAAATGTACTTTATAATCCAGAAACAATCCTTTGGTTAGGAACGGGATGAAAACTACCATATTTTTTGTAGTGTGGAATCGGATTTGATAATGGGACTTGATAGGTTAAAATAATAGTCAATTAGTTGGAAAAGGGGCAAAAAAGAGTGTGTTGAAGTCTTGAAGATGAAGAAAAGTCTcacttgagaatttaaaaatttagaGTTTCGAAGCAAATAATCTAGGAAACATCCCGAATTCTATATATCAAATTCTTTTGGAAATAAAACAGCATTTCATGTGCATAGTATATCCATTACGTTATTTCCTTCTTTATATCAATGTATGTAGATATAATTTGCATTTAAATACATTTTTGTCCAAAAATGTAACAAAAACAAGGGTAATATCCTAAATCAATGTTCAAAGAATTTTTATATCTTATTAAATAATGATAGGGATTTATACAAAATCGGATGGGTGACTAAGTTGTCTAACAAAACAAAAGGTTGAGAACTGATATGGTAACTAAGATTTGTTGGGAGTTAAAGTGTTCGTCTAGAAATTACTTAGAGACTGATTTGAGGATTACTAAATATAATCTATACTCTCTTCCCCTAAAATACATGATATCTAATTTTGCTCTAACTTCATTTCTATTTGCATCTTATTTCAGCCTCCCATTGGCAATAAACGCGCTGCCGACTTAGGCACATGGCAAGAAATGGAAATTAAGGTATCTGGAACTAGTTGGGAGGTCAACAGTATTGACGTAGCGATAGCTGGCTTAGGTTGGTATTCTCTGTGCCTCAAAGGGGAAGCAACCATGAAACTGTGGACCTTTGATGGTGTTGAAGTAACCTTAAGAGAGCCATTGGTCCTTGACCGGGCCCGGTCCCTTGAGAAACCTGGTTTTTGGTTAACAAGAACCATCTCTGATGCTATTGGCAACCAAACCAAACTTGAAGCTCAAAAAAGACAAAAACTTGATGATCAAGATACAGATTTTGTGGGGGCAGGTTTCGAACTATCACCTTGAGCagaaatttttaatatctttGCAAGAGTACTTTTAGGTGAAAATAGAAGATATAACTGAATTTGACATGGTGCAGAGGCAATAACATGTTTTTAGCTAGAAGATTTTTGTGCCAGTCTCTCTTTGCTAGTTGGTGTGAGAACCCGCTGCCAATTTATAAATAGAAAGTAGAGATAAATGTAACCCTTCTTGTTTAAGTGTTATGTTAAATGATTTTGTAGTATGTATGTAGTTTGTATGTAGGGGTGCCCTTCCAATTTATAGATAGAAATGAGATAAATGTAACTCTTCTTGTTTATGTGTTACATTTATTGATTTTGTAGTATGTATAAAATTTGTATGTAGGGGTGTTTAGTTTGCGATTTGGTTCTTTTTTTTATGAAACCATCCAAAACAAACCAATTGTAATAGATTGATTTGGTTCGATTTTtcgttttttaatttttacaGTAATTAAAAAGAATACATGTTCTAATCATATCTAGGGAATTAAAAACCTtcttaaattattttcaattaataataCGTAACAAAATACCAAGTACTagcaaataattaaatattaacatAGAATACAAAAAGTCCGTTACAAAGTGACATTGAAACCATGTTTGATATAAGAATACATAAGGTCCAAGACAGTTGGTTTAATAAAAggcatttttatttaaataaattaataggaGAATCAAATTACATGATTTCTCTAAATGAATTTCGAAAACGTGATTCTCCTAAACCATATAATATATGAATCATGCTAtcctgggacgatttatgcatgAAATGCATTGTTCAAAAACATATAAATTGTCCCAGGCCCATGTGtgttacaaaatatatataaatcgtcctaggTCACCATGAGTTACGTTTTTTACCCTAAAATTCATCACCCTAGCACGATTTACCGTTTACGTGCAACTAGCCACCTCTCAAGACTCTAGCACAATTTATGTGTTACTATGGTAAGACACATTAGGCTAGGACGATTCACGTTCAAAAACACAAAAACGTAAGTCGTCCAGCCTAATGTGCCTTACCATAGTAACACATAAATTGTGCTAGGATATTGAGGGGGGCTAGTTGCACGTAAATCATGCTAGGGTAATATGAGTGCTTAGTAATGCCTTTTGGGCTAACTAATGCCTTTAGTACTTTTATGCGTCTAATGAATCATTTTTTGCGAGAATTTTTGGgtaaattttttgttgtttatTTCGATGATATTCTCATTTATAGCACTTGTTTGGATGACCACTTGTCACGTGTTTCAGCTATTTTGAAAGTGCTtcgaaaagaaaaattatatgaCAATCTTAAAAAGTGCACATTTTGTATTGATCGAGTTATATTTCTTGATTTTGTTGTGAGTGCGAGTGTAATTGAGGTTAATGAGAAAAAGGTAAAGGCTATTTATGAATGGCCAATGCCTAAGAATGCTTCTGAGGTCAGAAGTTTTCATGGGTTAGCTGGATTTTACAGGAGATTTGTGAAAAAATTTTCTACCATTGTTGCGCCTCTCACCGAGGTTATAAAAAAAGATGTTAGATTTAAATGGaaaaaggaacaagaaattgcatTTCATACCCTAGAAGATTATTTGTGTTCTGCTCCTATTCTTGTTTTACCTAACTTTGATAAAATCTTTGAGATTAAATGTGATGCCTCTGGAATTGGTATAGCCAAGCAACAACAATTGCATTTGGTAAATTattgtaaattaaaattttattactattCACCACA carries:
- the LOC107643921 gene encoding GTP-binding protein BRASSINAZOLE INSENSITIVE PALE GREEN 2, chloroplastic, whose translation is MAIFFSVAPFSFSGSKHSFFNNAPNQALKSLRHFTNNCVGARKVSCLIAFAVNGSSTVQMIQKRNTPRKEGKNPFLSEGRDEDESRGPICPGCGVFMQDEDSNLPGYYQQRKVKMEDELLDEDDDVFYNVSVEEEDDDGDGDDDDDDDGFLDGIKNELGGDIEVLPDHFNWDSNEWKAKLLGVEDDETDLNGFVPAGVGYGNITEEVLERKRKKKVSKAEKKKLAREAQKVKEDGTVCARCHSLRNYGQVKNHTAENLIPDFDFDRLISTRLMNHSGNGSATVVVMVVDCVDFDSSFPWTVAKSLFKALEKIQDHSKKGKKLLKLVLVATKIDLLPSEVSPTRLDRWVRHRASAAGAPKPSAVYLVSSQKDLGIRNLLSFIKELAGPRGSVWVIGSQNAGKSTLINAFSKKQGAKTIKLTEASIPGTTLGILRIGGILSAKTKMFDTPGILHPYLMSMRLNREEQKMVEIRKELRPRSYRIKVGQAVHIGGLTRIDFIKASIETIYVTVWASPNVSLHMGKVENAEEVWSNHVGVRLQPPIGNKRAADLGTWQEMEIKVSGTSWEVNSIDVAIAGLGWYSLCLKGEATMKLWTFDGVEVTLREPLVLDRARSLEKPGFWLTRTISDAIGNQTKLEAQKRQKLDDQDTDFVGAGFELSP